From Juglans regia cultivar Chandler chromosome 6, Walnut 2.0, whole genome shotgun sequence, the proteins below share one genomic window:
- the LOC109003069 gene encoding protein ALP1-like codes for MNFPPVLNAEDLSHFYRLIQSSFPQMNDASDDNSNNNNSNNRKRQRRGREEDGDSESDREANKKKEFKGILTSFLLLEEQEKQDQEELDTASNEEKLFFESNHKKKTKTMVEYYSNLQDYYNEAEELDRTKRKKSRLMAGAVAVAAASDGFEKIDKMDKRGSNSGGGGGASGHPRRLWVKDRSKAWWDDCNSPDYPEEEFRKYFRMGRATFDLICEELNSVIAKEDTTLRSAIPVTQRVAVCLWRLATGDPLRLVSKRFGLGISTCHKLVLEVCSAIRTVLMPKYLQWPDENALRKIKDDFESISAIPNVVGSMYTTHIPIIAPKISVAAYFNKRHTERNQKTSYSITVQGVVDQRGVFTDVCIGWPGSMPDDQVLEQSALYKRANGGLLKGAWIVGGSGYPLLDWVLVPYSRSNLTWPQNAFNEKIGEIQRVAKEAFERLKGRWCCLQKRTEVKLQDLPVVLGACCVLHNICELRNEEMDPELKFELVDDEMFPEDALKSPSSKKARDAIAHNILHHGIGGTRFV; via the coding sequence ATGAATTTCCCTCCTGTTCTGAACGCAGAAGACTTATCCCATTTCTACAGATTGATCCAGAGCTCGTTTCCACAAATGAATGATGCAAGTGATGataacagcaacaacaacaacagcaacaaccGAAAGCGGCAAAGAAGAGGTAGAGAAGAAGACGGAGATAGTGAATCCGATAGAGAAGCCAACAAGAAGAAAGAGTTTAAGGGTATTCTGACTTCCTTCTTGTTGTTGGAAGAGCAAGAAAAGCAGGACCAGGAAGAGCTGGACACGGCCTCAAATGAGGAGAAGTTATTCTTCGAGTCAAACCataagaaaaaaaccaaaaccatggTGGAGTACTACTCTAATCTCCAAGATTATTACAACGAAGCCGAAGAACTAGACCGTACGAAACGGAAGAAGTCTCGGCTTATGGCCGGTGCGGTGGCCGTGGCCGCGGCCTCTGATGGGTTTGAGAAGATTGATAAAATGGATAAGCGTGGAAGCAATAGTGGCGGTGGTGGTGGAGCCTCGGGTCACCCTCGGAGATTATGGGTGAAGGACAGATCGAAAGCGTGGTGGGACGATTGTAACAGCCCGGATTATCCCGAGGAAGAATTCAGGAAGTACTTCAGAATGGGGAGGGCCACTTTTGATCTGATATGCGAGGAACTCAATTCAGTTATCGCGAAAGAAGATACTACTCTCCGAAGTGCGATTCCCGTTACCCAAAGGGTCGCTGTTTGTTTATGGAGATTGGCCACCGGCGACCCGCTTCGACTTGTCTCCAAACGCTTCGGACTAGGCATATCCACTTGCCACAAGTTGGTCCTCGAGGTCTGCTCCGCGATTCGGACCGTGCTGATGCCCAAGTACTTACAGTGGCCGGACGAGAACGCATTGAGGAAGATCAAAGACGACTTCGAATCCATTTCTGCGATACCCAATGTGGTGGGGTCTATGTATACGACGCATATACCCATTATTGCGCCCAAGATTAGCGTGGCGGCTTATTTCAACAAGCGGCACACGGAGCGGAATCAGAAGACCTCATATTCGATCACGGTTCAAGGTGTGGTGGACCAAAGAGGGGTATTCACCGATGTGTGTATTGGTTGGCCTGGCTCAATGCCCGATGATCAGGTGCTAGAGCAATCTGCTCTTTACAAAAGGGCCAATGGTGGACTTTTAAAGGGTGCGTGGATTGTTGGGGGTTCTGGGTACCCTTTATTGGATTGGGTTTTGGTACCTTATTCGCGTTCCAACCTGACTTGGCCTCAGAATGCATTCAACGAGAAGATTGGGGAGATTCAAAGGGTTGCCAAAGAAGCATTTGAGAGATTGAAAGGCAGGTGGTGTTGCTTGCAGAAGAGAACCGAGGTCAAACTCCAAGACTTACCCGTGGTGCTTGGTGCCTGCTGTGTGTTGCACAATATCTGTGAGTTGAGGAATGAAGAAATGGATCCGGAGCTGAAGTTTGAGCTTGTTGACGATGAGATGTTCCCCGAAGATGCTTTGAAATCGCCAAGCTCCAAGAAGGCAAGGGATGCCATTGCTCATAATATTTTGCACCATGGAATTGGAGGCACTCGTTTTGTGTAG